In the Panthera uncia isolate 11264 chromosome D2, Puncia_PCG_1.0, whole genome shotgun sequence genome, one interval contains:
- the GBF1 gene encoding Golgi-specific brefeldin A-resistance guanine nucleotide exchange factor 1 isoform X11 — protein MRAGGMSDSSKWKKQKRSPRPLRHMTKVTPGSELPTPNGTTLSSNLTGGMPFIDVPTPISSASSEAASAVVSPSTDSGLEFSSQTTSKEDLTDLEQPGSPGYSTATEPGSSELGIPEQPDPQQEGIHVEKAQSASVESIPEVLEECTSPADHSDSASVHDMDYVNPRGVRFTQSSQKEGTALVPYGLPCIRELFRFLISLTNPHDRHNSEVMIHMGLHLLTVALESAPVAQCQTLLGLIKDEMCRHLLQLLSVERLNLYAASLRVCFLLFESMREHLKFQLEMYIKKLMEIITVENPKMPYEMKEMALEAIVQLWHIPSFVTELYINYDCDYYCSNLFEDLTKLLSKNAFPVSGQLYTTHLLSLDALLTVIDSTEAHCQAKVLNSLTQQEKKEAARPGYETVDGIREASNTERAANDRKPVGIAPDVPGLHLPGGGRLPAEHGKPGCSDLEEAGDSGADKKFTRKPPRFSCLLPDPRELIEIKNKKKLLITGTEQFNQKPKKGIQFLQEKGLLTIPMDNTEVAQWLRENPRLDKKMIGEFVSDRKNIDLLESFVSTFSFQGLRLDEALRLYLEAFRLPGEAPVIQRLLEAFTEHWRNCNGSPFANSDACFALAYAVIMLNTDQHNHNVRKQNAPMTLEEFRKNLKGVNGGKDFEQDILEDMYHAIKNEEIVMPEEQTGLVRENYVWNVLLHRGATPEGIFLHVPAGSYDLDLFTMTWGPTIAALSYVFDKSLEETIIQKAISGFRKCAMISAHYGLSDVFDNLIISLCKFTALSSESIENLPSVFGSNPKAHIAAKTVFHLAHRHGDILREGWKNIMEAMLQLFRAQLLPKAMVEVEDFVDPNGKISLQREETPSNRGESTVLSFVSWLTLSGTEQSSVRGPSTENQEAKRAALDCIKQCDPEKMITESKFLQLESLQELMKALVSVTPDEETYDEEDAAFCLEMLLRIVLENRDRVGCVWQTVRDHLYHLCVQAQDFCFLVERAVVGLLRLAIRLLRREEISGQVLLSLRILLLMKPSVLSRVSHQVAYGLHELLKTNAANIHSGDDWATLFTLLECIGSGVKPPAALQATARADAPDAGAQSDSELPSYHQNDVSLDRGYTSDSEVYADHCRPGKIHRSATDADVVNSGWLVVGKDDIDNSKPGPGPSRLGPSPLVNQYSLTVGLDLGPHDTKSLLKCVESLSFIVRDAAHITPDNFELCVKTLRIFVEASLNGGCKSQEKRGKSHKYDSKGNRFKKKSKEGSVLRRPRTSSQHATRGGHSDDDEDEGVPASYHTVSLQVSQDLLDLMHTLHTRAASIYSSWAEEQRHLETGGRKIEADSRTLWAHCWCPLLQGIACLCCDARRQVRMQALTYLQRALLVHDLQKLDALEWESCFNKVLFPLLTKLLENISPADVGGMEETRMRASTLLSKVFLQHLSPLLSLSTFAALWLTILDFMDKYMHAGSSDLLSEAIPESLKNMLLVMDTAEIFHNADARGGSPSALWEITWERIDCFLPHLRDELFKQTVIQDPMPMEPHAQKPMASAHMAPAAGDTRTPGHPPPPEMPSELGVCDFEKPEGPRPANSSSPGSPVASSPSRLSPTPDGPPPLAQPPLILQPLASPLQVGVPPMTLPIILNPALIEATSPVPLLATPRPTDPMPTSEVN, from the exons ATGAGAGCAGGAGGCATGAGTGATTCATCCaagtggaagaaacagaagagatccCCCCGGCCTCTGCGCCATATGACCAAAGTCACACCGGGTTCAGAGCTGCCCACCCCCAACGGAACTACCTTATCCTCTAACCTCACTG GGGGAATGCCCTTCATTGATGTGCCCACTCCCATCTCTTCTGCAAGTTCAGAAGCTGCCTCAGCAGTGGTCAGCCCCTCTACAGACAGTGGCCTGGAGTTCTCCTCCCAGACCACCTCCAAGGAAGACCTCACTGACCTGGAACAACCTGGCTCTCCAGGGTATAGCACAGCTACAGAGCCTGGCAGCAGCGAGCTGGGGATTCCTGAGCAGCCTGATCCCCAG CAGGAAGGGATTCATGTGGAAAAGGCCCAGTCAGCATCCGTGGAATCCATCCCCGAAGTGTTAGAGGAGTGCACATCCCCTGCTGACCACTCTGATTCTGCTTCTGTTCATGACATGGATTACGTCAATCCCCGGGGTGTACGCTTTACACAGTCCTCCCAGAAGGAAG GTACAGCATTGGTCCCCTATGGTCTTCCCTGCATCCGCGAACTCTTCCGCTTCCTCATCTCCCTCACCAATCCACACGACCGCCATAATTCAGAGGTTATGATCCACATGGGATTGCATTTGCTGACAGTGGCTCTTGAATCAGCCCCTGTAGCCCAGTGCCAAACCCTGTTGGGCCTCATCAAGGATGAGATGTGCCGCCACTTACTCCAG CTACTCAGTGTAGAGCGACTAAACCTTTATGCTGCTTCCCTGCGGGTATGCTTCCTACTGTTTGAGAGCATGAGGGAGCACCTCAAGTTCCAATTGGAG ATGTACATCAAAAAGCTTATGGAAATCATCACTGTGGAGAACCCCAAGATGCCTTACGAGATGAAGGAGATGGCACTGGAGGCCATTGTGCAGCTCTGGCACATCCCCAGCTTTGTCACTGAGCTCTATATCAACTATGATTGTGACTATTACTGTTCCAACCTCTTTGAAGACCTCACCAAGCTGCTGTCCAAG AATGCCTTCCCTGTGTCTGGTCAGCTCTACACAACACACCTCCTCTCTCTTGATGCCCTGTTAACAGTGATTGATAGCACTGAGGCCCATTGCCAGGCCAAAGTCCTCAACAGTCTTACccaacaagagaagaaagaagcagcTAGACCTGGCTATGAGACAGTAGATGGCATCCGAGAAGCCAGCAATA CTGAGAGAGCAGCCAACGACAGGAAACCTGTAGGCATAGCCCCAGATGTCCCAGGCCTACATTTACCAGGTGGAGGGCGGCTGCCAGCAGAACACGGGAAGCCAGGATGCAGTGATCTGGAGGAAGCTGGTGACTCTGGGG CTGACAAAAAGTTTACCCGGAAGCCACCTCGATTTTCCTGTCTCCTGCCAGATCCACGGGAActgattgaaattaaaaacaaaaagaag CTGCTAATCACGGGCACAGAACAGTTCAATCAGAAACCAAAGAAGGGGATCCAGTTTCTGCAAGAAAAAGGCCTCCTCACCATCCCAATGGACAACACAGAAGTAGCCCAGTGGCTCCGAGAGAACCCTCGGCTGGACAAGAAAATGATTGGAGAGTTTGTGAGTGACCGCAAAAACATTGACCTGTTGGAGAGCTTTGTAAG CACCTTCAGCTTTCAGGGTCTGCGGCTGGATGAAGCTCTTCGTCTCTACTTGGAAGCCTTCCGCTTACCTGGGGAAGCACCAGTCATCCAGAGGTTGCTGGAGGCATTCACAGAGCATTGGAGG AATTGTAATGGCTCCCCATTTGCCAATAGCGATGCCTGCTTTGCCCTGGCCTATGCTGTCATCATGCTTAATACTGACCAGCACAACCACAATGTTCGCAAACAGAATGCACCCATGACTCTAGAG GAGTTTCGCAAAAACCTAAAAGGTGTGAACGGAGGCAAGGACTTTGAGCAAGACATTCTGGAGGACATGTATCATGCCATCAA GAATGAGGAAATTGTGATGCCTGAAGAGCAGACAGGCTTGGTTCGGGAGAACTATGTGTGGAATGTGCTGCTTCATCGAGGTGCCACCCCAGAAGGCATATTCTTGCATGTGCCTGCTGGCAGCTATGATCTTGACCTCTTCACCATGACCTGGGGCCCCACTATTGCTGCTCTCTCTTACGTCTTTGACAAAAGCCTTGAGGAAACAATCATCCAGAAAGCCATCTCGGGCTTCAG GAAGTGCGCCATGATCTCCGCCCACTATGGCCTCAGCGATGTATTTGACAATCTCATCATATCTCTGTGCAAATTCACAGCTCTCAGCAGTGAG tctATTGAGAACCTGCCTAGTGTGTTTGGAAGCAACCCCAAAGCCCATATTGCAGCTAAGACGGTATTCCATTTAGCCCATCGTCACGGTGACATCCTGCGGGAGGGCTGGAAGAATATCATGGAGGCCATGCTGCAGCTCTTCCGGGCCCAACTGCTACCCAAAGCTATGGTGGAG GTAGAAGATTTCGTGGATCCCAATGGCAAGATCTCTCTACAGAGGGAGGAGACACCATCAAATCG AGGAGAGTCAACAGTGCTAAGCTTTGTGAGCTGGCTGACACTAAGTGGTACTGAACAGTCTAGTGTGCGAGGCCCATCCACTGAGAACCAAGAGGCCAAAAGAGCAGCCTTAGACTGTATCAAG CAATGTGACCCAGAAAAAATGATCACAGAAAGCAAGTTTCTTCAGCTGGAGTCACTGCAGGAGCTCATGAAG GCTCTAGTCTCAGTGACACCAGATGAAGAGACATATGATGAGGAGGATGCTGCTTTCTGCCTGGAGATGCTGCTGAGGATTGTGCTGGAGAACAG GGACCGTGTGGGTTGTGTGTGGCAGACTGTTCGAGACCATCTGTATCACCTATGTGTCCAGGCACAGGATTTCTGCTTCCTTGTGGAGCGGGCAGTGGTGGGGCTGCTGCGCTTGGCCATTCGACTGCTCCGCAGAGAAGAGATCAGTGGCCAG GTGCTGCTCTCCCTGCGCATTTTGCTACTAATGAAGCCCAGCGTGCTGTCCCGAGTCAGTCACCAGGTAGCCTATGGGCTCCATGAACTCCTTAAGACCAACGCAGCCAACATCCACTCAGGTGATGACTGGGCCACCCTCTTCACGCTACTGGAATGCATTGGCTCAGGCGTAAAACCTCCAGCTGCACTGCAGGCCACAGCCAGGGCTGATGCACCTGATGCTG GGGCCCAATCAGACAGCGAACTCCCATCCTACCATCAGAATGATGTGAGCCTGGACCGAGGATACACTTCTGACTCAGAGGTCTATGCTGACCATTGTAGGCCTGGCAAGATCCACCGATCAGCCACAGATGCTGATGTGGTCAACAGCGGTTGGTTAGTG GTGGGGAAGGATGACATCGATAACTCCAAGCCAGGTCCTGGGCCCAGCCGGCTAGGCCCTTCACCCCTGGTCAATCAGTACAGCCTAACAGTGGGGCTGGACCTCGGGCCACATGACACTAAGTCCCTGCTTAAATGTGTGGAATCTCTGTCGTTCATTGTGCGTGATGCTGCCCACATTACACCTGACAACTTTGAGCTCTGCGTCAAGACTCTCCGCATCTTTGTGGAGGCCAGTCTGAATGGCG GGTGCAAGTCCCAGGAGAAACGTGGCAAGAGTCACAAAtatgacagcaaaggaaaccgcTTCAAGAAGAAATCCAAGGAAGGCTCAGTGCTTCGGCGGCCTCGAACCTCCAGCCAACATGCCACTAGAGGTGGGCATAGTGACGATGATGAGGATGAAGGCGTGCCTGCCAGCTACCATACGGTGTCTTTACAGGTCAGTCAGGAC TTGTTAGACCTGATGCACACCCTACACACGAGAGCGGCCTCTATCTACAGCTCGTGGGCGGAGGAGCAGCGCCACCTGGAGACAGGTGGTCGGAAGATCGAAGCAGATTCACGCACCCTCTGGGCCCACTGTTGGTGCCCTTTACTGCAGG GCATCGCCTGCCTGTGCTGTGATGCCCGGCGCCAGGTGCGGATGCAGGCACTGACCTATCTGCAGCGAGCACTACTGGTACATGATCTGCAAAAGTTAGATGCCCTGGAGTGGGAGTCCTGTTTTAACAAG GTGCTGTTTCCTCTACTGACCAAACTCTTGGAGAACATCAGCCCTGCAGATGTGGGTGGGATGGAGGAGACTCGAATGAGGGCTTCCACACTGCTCTCTAAG GTCTTCTTGCAGCACCTGTCTCCGCTGCTGTCACTCTCTACCTTTGCGGCCCTCTGGCTGACCATCCTGGACTTCATGGACAAGTATATGCATGCAGGCTCCAGTGACTTACTG TCAGAGGCCATCCCTGAGTCTCTGAAGAACATGCTCCTGGTGATGGACACAGCAGAGATTTTCCACAACGCAGATGCCCGAGGAGGCAGCCCCTCAGCCCTCTGGGAGATTACCTGGGAGCGCATTGACTGTTTTCTGCCCCACCTACGAGATGAGCTCTTCAAGCAGACTGTCATCCAGG ACCCCATGCCCATGGAGCCACATGCCCAAAAACCTATGGCCTCAGCCCACATGGCTCCTGCTGCTGGGGACACAAGGACACCTGGCCATCCACCTCCTCCAGAGATGCCTTCTGAGCTGGGGGTCTGTG ACTTTGAGAAGCCTGAGGGCCCTCGGCCTGCCAACAGCAGCTCCCCTGGATCACCAGTGGCGTCTAGCCCCAGCAGACTGAGCCCTACTCCAGATGGGCCTCCTCCCCTGGCTCAGCCCCCACTGATCCTGCAGCCCTTGGCCTCCCCACTGCAGGTGGGTGTACCACCCATGACTCTGCCCATCATCCTCAACCCTGCTCTCATTGAGGCCACTTCACCAGTGCCCCTCCTGGCTACACCCCGCCCCACAGACCCCATGCCCACCTCTGAGGTCAACTAA